In Mycobacterium sp. Aquia_216, a genomic segment contains:
- a CDS encoding AI-2E family transporter, with product MARVDNDLITEGRDAEVDRDLVAQPHQQNGPVAQAETTAAEMSSEEQPLGRPGRRFDRRSPFFVGMAAAAGVAVTYGAVRVLESMSSILILIGVAFFLALGLEPAASWFVNHKLPRWAATTLVFIIFLVLLGAFIGAAIPPLAQQAAELIHQAPQYIQQAQDHSSAVGRLNDRFHLQQRITDAVNGSGGSILNDVVTAGTAVFEAIADIVIVAVLMVYFLVDMPRIRTTLYRLVPHSRRPRAILIGDEVFAKVGAYVLGNVLISIIAGVATFIWLLAFSVPYPLLLGIFVAVFDLIPVVGSTIAGVVVAAVALTVSLPVCIGTTVFFVVFRLAEDYLLVPKIIGRAVKVSALMTVVAALIGGSLLGIVGALVAIPIAAALQLLAQETLFPRLDQL from the coding sequence ATGGCTCGAGTTGACAACGACCTCATCACCGAGGGGCGAGACGCCGAGGTAGATCGCGATCTGGTCGCCCAACCCCACCAGCAAAACGGTCCCGTCGCCCAGGCGGAGACGACGGCCGCCGAGATGAGTTCCGAAGAGCAGCCCCTCGGTCGGCCGGGGCGCCGCTTCGATCGGCGATCCCCCTTCTTCGTCGGGATGGCAGCGGCCGCCGGGGTCGCGGTCACCTACGGGGCAGTGCGTGTCCTGGAATCCATGTCCTCGATACTGATCCTCATCGGCGTGGCATTCTTTCTCGCGCTCGGTCTGGAACCGGCCGCTTCCTGGTTCGTGAATCACAAGCTGCCGCGGTGGGCCGCGACCACGCTGGTGTTCATCATCTTTCTTGTGCTGTTGGGTGCCTTCATCGGGGCCGCAATCCCGCCGCTCGCCCAACAGGCGGCTGAGCTGATACACCAAGCGCCGCAATACATTCAGCAGGCCCAAGACCACTCCTCGGCGGTCGGCAGGCTCAACGACCGCTTCCATCTGCAGCAGCGGATCACCGACGCCGTCAACGGCTCGGGTGGGTCGATCCTCAACGATGTGGTGACGGCGGGAACCGCCGTATTCGAAGCAATTGCCGACATCGTCATCGTCGCGGTACTGATGGTCTACTTCCTGGTCGACATGCCCCGTATCCGAACCACCCTGTACCGGCTGGTGCCGCACAGCCGCCGACCCCGCGCCATCCTCATCGGCGACGAGGTCTTCGCCAAGGTGGGCGCCTACGTTCTTGGCAACGTGTTGATCTCGATCATCGCCGGGGTCGCCACCTTCATCTGGCTGTTGGCATTCTCGGTTCCCTACCCGCTGCTGCTGGGTATCTTCGTAGCGGTCTTCGACTTGATCCCGGTCGTCGGGTCGACCATCGCTGGTGTCGTCGTCGCCGCCGTCGCGCTCACCGTGTCGCTTCCGGTGTGTATCGGTACCACCGTGTTCTTCGTGGTGTTCCGGCTCGCCGAGGACTATCTGTTGGTGCCAAAGATCATCGGGCGAGCGGTCAAGGTATCGGCGCTCATGACGGTGGTGGCCGCCTTGATCGGTGGCTCGCTACTCGGGATTGTCGGAGCCCTTGTCGCCATTCCGATCGCAGCCGCCCTCCAGCTCTTGGCGCAGGAAACCCTTTTTCCTCGACTCGACCAGCTGTAA
- a CDS encoding zinc-dependent alcohol dehydrogenase yields the protein MKAVTWHGKRDVRVETVADPLIEEPTDAIIEITSTNICGSDLHLYEVLGAFMNPGDILGHEPMGIVREVGRDVTNLVAGDRVVIPFQISCGSCYMCNQQLYTQCETTQVRDQGMGAALFGYSELYGEVPGGQAELLRVPQAQFTHIKVPEGPPDSRYVYLSDVLPTAWQAVAYADIPDGGSVTVLGLGPIGDMATRIAAHLGYNVIAVDRVTERLARAEARGYRTVNLEEAGDKLGDLIRDLTDGRGTDSVIDAVGMEAHGSPVAKLAQDVTGLLPDALAKPMMQKAGVDRLGALYAAIDIVRRGGTISLSGVYGGMADPMPMLTLFDKQIQLRMGQANVKKWVDDIMPLLSDGDPLGVDSFASHTLPLAEAPHAYDIFQKKQDGAVKIILKP from the coding sequence ATGAAGGCAGTCACCTGGCACGGCAAGCGCGACGTTCGCGTAGAGACCGTGGCAGATCCGCTCATCGAAGAACCCACGGACGCGATCATCGAAATCACGTCCACTAACATCTGTGGCTCCGACCTGCACCTGTACGAAGTGCTCGGCGCCTTCATGAATCCCGGCGACATCCTGGGCCACGAACCGATGGGAATCGTGCGCGAAGTGGGTCGCGATGTGACGAACCTGGTGGCTGGCGACCGTGTCGTGATCCCGTTCCAGATCTCCTGCGGCAGTTGCTATATGTGCAACCAGCAGCTCTATACGCAGTGTGAGACCACGCAGGTCCGCGACCAAGGGATGGGTGCTGCTCTATTCGGATACTCCGAGCTCTACGGCGAGGTCCCCGGCGGACAGGCCGAACTGCTTCGGGTGCCGCAGGCTCAGTTCACCCACATCAAGGTGCCTGAGGGGCCGCCGGATTCGCGATACGTCTACCTTTCCGACGTCCTGCCGACCGCGTGGCAGGCCGTCGCCTACGCCGATATCCCTGACGGCGGGTCGGTCACCGTGCTCGGCCTCGGGCCGATCGGCGACATGGCTACACGCATCGCCGCGCACTTGGGTTACAACGTCATCGCGGTCGACCGAGTCACGGAACGATTGGCCCGAGCCGAGGCCCGCGGTTACCGGACCGTCAATCTGGAAGAGGCCGGCGACAAGCTCGGCGACCTGATCCGCGATCTCACCGACGGCCGCGGCACCGACTCGGTGATCGACGCCGTCGGGATGGAGGCGCACGGATCGCCGGTAGCCAAATTGGCCCAAGATGTCACGGGCCTGCTGCCCGACGCATTGGCAAAGCCGATGATGCAGAAGGCAGGCGTCGACCGCCTCGGTGCGTTGTACGCAGCGATCGACATCGTCCGCCGCGGCGGCACCATCTCCTTGAGCGGGGTGTACGGCGGAATGGCCGACCCGATGCCGATGCTCACCTTGTTCGACAAGCAGATTCAGTTGCGGATGGGTCAGGCCAACGTCAAGAAGTGGGTGGACGACATCATGCCGCTGCTGTCCGACGGTGACCCGCTGGGTGTCGACAGCTTCGCCAGCCACACCCTGCCCTTGGCCGAGGCGCCGCATGCCTACGACATCTTCCAGAAGAAGCAGGACGGCGCAGTCAAGATCATCCTCAAACCCTGA
- the mbp1 gene encoding microaggregate-binding protein 1, translated as MGEHNSGPEEGIKGVVEGVKGKAKEVVGSVTGRDDIQREGQAQQDKADAQRDAAKKEAEAEGARGAAEASEAREKAEQN; from the coding sequence ATGGGAGAGCACAACAGTGGACCAGAAGAAGGTATCAAGGGCGTCGTCGAGGGCGTCAAGGGCAAGGCCAAGGAAGTCGTCGGCTCGGTCACCGGTCGTGACGACATTCAGCGCGAGGGGCAGGCCCAGCAAGACAAGGCCGATGCACAGCGCGATGCCGCCAAGAAGGAAGCCGAAGCCGAGGGTGCCCGCGGTGCAGCCGAGGCCAGTGAGGCTCGCGAAAAGGCTGAGCAGAACTAG
- a CDS encoding catalase yields MPAPRKPDQSSPKLTSPTGVTNGQTPDVDPRAQSGKYLTTAQGLRLPDTDHSLKGGDRGPTLLEDFHLREKITHFDHERIPERVVHARGAAAHGVFESYGTAKSVTKAGFLGKKGTKTDVFTRFSTVLGSRGSADTVRDTRGFAVKFYTEEGTFDLVGNNMPVFFIQDGIKFPDIIHAAKPQPDREIPQAQSAHDTFWDFVSLHTEATHHVLWNMSDRGIPRSFRTMEGFGVHTFRLVNATGETSLVKFHWKPVAGVHSLVWEEAQIAAGCDPDFHRRDMADGIEAGAFLEYELGIQVMPDDGSDSFEGIDLLDPTKLVPEELAPVQLIGKMTLNRNPTNYFAETEQVAFHTGNLVPGIEPTNDPLMQARLFSYLDTQITRLGGPNFAQLPINRPHCPVNDMLRDGMHQSAIHTGTAAYHPNSIDGDEPLLASEKDGGYVATPRVIYGAAVRSQPASFDDHFSQSTMFYRSLSPIEQAHVVEAFTFELGKVYEQEIKERELQVLANVDTDLCEQVAEGLGLPAPKGKPAKDVIVSPALVQILAEPGPIDGRKIGVIADAGSDLAGVSKLVKAAAGLGVTALVIAPVGGVLKAGRRNVTVDRTLLTTRSIEYDALVVAGGTTATADIKLVVLLQEAFRHCKVIAAWGDGTAVLHAAGITPADPGIEIADTVDTAFTAALAAGLGLHRAWDRAGLVMASAAPPAG; encoded by the coding sequence ATGCCCGCCCCCCGTAAACCCGACCAGTCCAGTCCAAAGCTGACCAGCCCGACCGGCGTCACCAACGGCCAGACGCCCGACGTCGATCCCCGCGCCCAGTCCGGTAAATACCTGACCACCGCGCAAGGCTTGCGGCTGCCCGACACCGATCACTCACTAAAGGGCGGGGACCGCGGTCCGACACTGCTGGAGGACTTTCACCTGCGGGAGAAGATCACCCACTTCGATCACGAGCGCATCCCGGAGCGCGTGGTGCACGCCCGCGGGGCCGCAGCGCACGGTGTGTTCGAGTCCTATGGCACCGCGAAGTCGGTCACCAAAGCGGGATTCCTCGGCAAGAAGGGCACGAAAACCGATGTCTTCACCCGGTTTTCCACCGTGCTGGGTTCGCGGGGTTCGGCCGACACGGTCCGTGACACCCGAGGGTTTGCCGTGAAGTTCTACACCGAGGAGGGCACCTTCGACCTGGTAGGCAACAACATGCCCGTTTTCTTCATTCAGGACGGCATCAAGTTCCCTGACATCATCCACGCCGCCAAGCCGCAACCGGATCGGGAAATCCCGCAGGCGCAGTCCGCGCATGACACGTTCTGGGACTTCGTGTCGCTGCATACCGAGGCTACTCACCACGTGTTGTGGAACATGAGCGATCGGGGCATCCCGCGGTCTTTCCGGACGATGGAGGGGTTCGGAGTGCACACCTTTCGCCTCGTCAACGCCACCGGAGAAACCAGCCTGGTGAAGTTCCACTGGAAACCGGTCGCCGGAGTGCATTCGTTGGTGTGGGAAGAAGCGCAGATCGCCGCCGGGTGCGACCCGGACTTTCACCGCCGCGACATGGCCGACGGCATCGAGGCGGGTGCATTCCTCGAATATGAGCTCGGCATCCAGGTGATGCCCGATGACGGCAGCGACAGCTTCGAAGGAATCGATCTGCTCGACCCGACGAAACTGGTACCCGAGGAACTCGCGCCGGTGCAGCTGATCGGGAAGATGACGTTAAATCGCAACCCCACCAACTACTTTGCCGAAACCGAGCAGGTCGCCTTCCACACCGGCAACCTGGTGCCAGGTATCGAACCGACCAACGACCCACTCATGCAGGCGAGGTTGTTCTCCTACCTGGACACCCAGATCACCCGGCTCGGCGGCCCGAACTTCGCGCAACTGCCGATCAACCGGCCGCACTGCCCGGTCAACGACATGCTGCGCGACGGGATGCACCAGAGCGCCATCCATACCGGGACGGCCGCCTATCACCCCAACAGCATCGACGGGGACGAGCCGCTGCTGGCCAGCGAGAAGGACGGCGGGTACGTGGCGACCCCCCGGGTTATCTACGGGGCAGCGGTGCGTTCGCAGCCGGCCTCCTTCGACGACCACTTCTCCCAGTCGACGATGTTCTACCGCAGTCTGAGCCCGATCGAACAAGCCCACGTGGTGGAGGCGTTCACCTTCGAATTGGGCAAGGTCTATGAGCAGGAGATCAAGGAACGCGAATTGCAGGTGCTGGCCAACGTGGACACCGATCTGTGCGAGCAGGTGGCCGAGGGCCTGGGTTTGCCGGCCCCGAAAGGCAAGCCCGCAAAGGACGTCATCGTTTCGCCGGCGTTGGTCCAAATACTTGCCGAGCCCGGACCGATCGATGGACGCAAGATTGGCGTCATCGCCGATGCAGGCTCCGATCTCGCCGGCGTGTCGAAGCTGGTGAAGGCGGCCGCCGGGCTCGGTGTCACCGCACTGGTGATCGCCCCCGTCGGTGGCGTCTTGAAGGCCGGTCGCCGTAACGTCACGGTGGACCGGACGCTGTTGACGACGCGGTCGATCGAGTACGACGCGCTCGTCGTAGCCGGCGGTACGACAGCGACCGCCGATATCAAGCTGGTTGTCCTGCTTCAGGAAGCGTTCCGGCACTGCAAGGTAATCGCGGCGTGGGGCGACGGCACCGCAGTCCTGCACGCGGCGGGGATCACTCCGGCGGACCCCGGGATAGAGATCGCCGACACAGTGGACACGGCCTTCACCGCCGCGCTGGCGGCCGGATTGGGACTACACCGCGCCTGGGACCGAGCCGGCCTGGTGATGGCCTCGGCCGCGCCCCCAGCCGGCTGA
- a CDS encoding FAD-dependent oxidoreductase: MTSLWLTDRVEQPWAVSQLDDGPRSADVVVVGAGITGLMTAVLLARAGKDVLVLEARTVGACATGNTTAKISLLQGSNLSKILAKHGKGVARAYVDGNREGQQWVLDHCESRGVAVQREDAYTYAQSAKGVATARAELKACQTVGLPAVWEDDAKVPFPYYGGVRLAEQAQFDPMSFLDTLVVELLSRGGRLVEHTRVRRVSGPGSSLRVHVNDAAQQEVEIKAPQLVLATGIPILDRGGYFARVKPSRSYCFAFKVPGDITRPMMISTDSPTRSVRYAPVADGERLIVGGAGHTVGREKSPSDALAELLSWARAHYPGAVQTHFWSAQDYTPIDDLPYVGPILPKNESIFIATGFNKWGMTNGAAAALALSSRILGGRMDWSSAFASWSPHELSGLLTAVQSNLEVGFNLTKGWVTPAARTGRRGPNEDEGGVVSGPPWHLEARSQVDGTAYRVSPVCPHLGGIVNWNDADMSWECPLHGSRFAPDGTLLEGPATRDLTAHPAK, translated from the coding sequence ATGACTTCTCTATGGCTTACCGACCGAGTCGAACAACCTTGGGCTGTAAGCCAGCTCGACGACGGCCCCCGGTCCGCCGACGTCGTCGTCGTGGGCGCAGGCATTACTGGGCTGATGACTGCGGTTCTGTTAGCCCGCGCCGGCAAGGACGTGTTGGTGTTGGAGGCACGCACCGTGGGGGCATGCGCCACCGGAAACACCACCGCCAAGATCAGCCTGCTGCAGGGCAGCAACCTATCGAAGATCCTGGCCAAGCACGGTAAGGGCGTGGCCCGTGCTTACGTGGACGGCAATCGTGAAGGGCAGCAGTGGGTTCTCGACCACTGCGAGTCCCGGGGTGTGGCGGTGCAGCGCGAGGATGCCTACACCTACGCCCAGTCCGCGAAGGGCGTCGCGACCGCTCGGGCCGAACTGAAGGCATGCCAGACGGTCGGGCTGCCCGCGGTGTGGGAAGACGACGCCAAGGTGCCGTTTCCGTACTACGGCGGCGTGCGCCTGGCCGAGCAGGCGCAGTTCGATCCCATGTCATTCCTGGACACGTTGGTCGTCGAATTACTCAGTCGCGGCGGACGGTTGGTCGAGCACACCCGGGTGCGGCGGGTGTCCGGCCCCGGAAGCAGCCTCCGCGTACACGTCAACGACGCCGCGCAGCAGGAAGTCGAGATCAAAGCCCCGCAACTTGTGCTTGCCACCGGGATTCCAATCCTGGACCGTGGCGGTTATTTCGCGCGTGTGAAGCCAAGTCGCTCTTACTGCTTCGCTTTCAAGGTCCCGGGCGACATCACCCGGCCGATGATGATTTCCACCGACTCCCCCACGCGTTCAGTGCGCTACGCGCCAGTCGCGGACGGGGAGCGATTGATCGTGGGCGGCGCCGGCCACACCGTGGGGCGCGAAAAGAGCCCCTCCGACGCGCTGGCGGAATTGTTGTCGTGGGCGCGTGCACACTACCCGGGCGCGGTCCAGACCCATTTTTGGTCGGCGCAGGACTACACCCCCATCGATGATTTGCCCTATGTCGGCCCAATCTTGCCGAAAAACGAATCCATCTTCATCGCAACAGGTTTCAACAAATGGGGCATGACGAACGGCGCCGCGGCTGCGCTAGCGCTGTCGAGCCGGATACTGGGTGGTCGGATGGACTGGTCCAGCGCCTTTGCCAGCTGGAGCCCGCACGAACTGTCGGGCCTGCTGACCGCCGTCCAATCCAACCTCGAGGTCGGCTTCAACTTGACCAAGGGCTGGGTCACCCCGGCGGCACGCACGGGCCGGCGCGGACCCAATGAGGACGAGGGCGGCGTGGTGAGCGGACCACCATGGCATCTGGAAGCCAGATCCCAGGTCGATGGCACAGCGTATCGTGTTTCACCGGTATGCCCCCACCTTGGGGGAATCGTGAATTGGAACGACGCCGACATGTCGTGGGAATGCCCGCTGCACGGCTCGCGGTTCGCGCCCGATGGCACCCTGCTAGAAGGACCCGCCACCCGCGATTTGACCGCACACCCTGCTAAATAA
- a CDS encoding SRPBCC family protein, with protein MTVTRDIAASRHRVWDVLADGWTYSGWVVGNSRIRAVDSNWPAPGTRILHSIGTWPAVIDDETVVEESIPGEKLVLIAKIRPAAEARITLQLSDLADGGCRVAMSEIVVSRPLRWIPDSVQLLGVAPRNRECTWRLANIAEQQVPEVLE; from the coding sequence ATGACCGTAACTCGAGACATCGCCGCGAGCCGTCATCGCGTGTGGGACGTACTGGCCGACGGGTGGACGTACTCAGGCTGGGTCGTCGGCAATAGCCGAATCCGCGCCGTGGACTCGAACTGGCCCGCGCCCGGCACCCGCATTCTGCATTCCATCGGCACCTGGCCGGCGGTGATCGACGACGAGACGGTGGTAGAAGAGAGCATTCCCGGTGAAAAGCTGGTCCTGATAGCGAAGATCCGGCCGGCAGCGGAGGCCCGAATCACATTGCAACTCAGCGATCTTGCCGATGGTGGGTGCCGCGTCGCAATGAGCGAGATCGTGGTGAGTCGCCCACTGCGCTGGATCCCCGACAGCGTGCAGCTGCTCGGAGTGGCTCCCCGCAACCGGGAATGTACCTGGCGGTTGGCCAATATCGCCGAACAGCAGGTCCCCGAGGTCCTCGAATAG
- a CDS encoding GlsB/YeaQ/YmgE family stress response membrane protein, translated as MIGTIVGAVVLGLLVGALARLIMPGKQNIGVIVTVILGALGAFLGTWVSYKLGYSNQNGGFKIIPFLVGTVFACILIGIYLGVTGRRITNRVGRR; from the coding sequence ATGATCGGGACAATTGTTGGTGCCGTCGTCCTAGGACTTCTCGTCGGCGCCTTGGCCAGGCTCATCATGCCGGGCAAGCAGAACATCGGCGTCATCGTAACGGTGATCCTGGGCGCGCTCGGGGCCTTTCTTGGAACCTGGGTGTCCTACAAACTGGGCTACTCCAACCAAAATGGCGGGTTCAAGATCATCCCCTTCCTGGTCGGCACCGTTTTCGCGTGCATCCTCATCGGTATCTACCTGGGTGTCACCGGGCGTCGCATCACCAATCGGGTGGGGCGACGCTAG
- the tal gene encoding transaldolase: MTQNPNLAALSAAGVSVWLDDLSRERLSSGSLGELIDTKCVVGVTTNPSIFQAALSQGNAYDAQVAELAKRGTDVEATIRAVTTDDVRAACDLLTPQWKASDGADGRVSIEVDPRLAHDADKTIAQAVELWKIVDRPNLFIKIPAMEDGLSAITAVIGQGISVNVTLIFSVERHKLVMDAYLAGLEAAKAVGHDLSTIHSVASFFVSRVDTEIDSRLEALGTDEAAALRGQAGVANARLAYAAYQEVFEGGDRYETLKGDGARVQRPLWASTGVKNPDYSDTLYVTELIAPNTVNTMPEKTIDAVADHGVITTDSVTGTSERAQAVFDNLEAVGIDLRDVFLVLENEGVEKFEKSWEELLQATQGQLDAAAQ; this comes from the coding sequence ATGACTCAGAACCCCAACCTCGCCGCGCTATCCGCGGCCGGGGTGTCGGTATGGCTGGACGACCTGTCCCGAGAGCGATTGTCGTCCGGCAGTCTCGGCGAGTTGATCGACACGAAATGCGTCGTCGGCGTTACCACCAATCCGTCGATTTTCCAGGCAGCCCTGTCCCAGGGCAACGCCTATGACGCTCAAGTCGCTGAACTGGCGAAGCGCGGCACCGACGTCGAGGCCACAATTCGCGCGGTAACCACCGATGACGTGCGCGCCGCGTGCGATCTGCTCACGCCGCAGTGGAAGGCCTCAGACGGTGCCGACGGCCGAGTATCAATCGAAGTCGATCCGCGCCTCGCGCATGACGCCGACAAAACGATCGCGCAAGCCGTCGAGCTATGGAAGATCGTCGACAGGCCCAACCTCTTCATCAAAATTCCCGCGATGGAAGACGGTCTATCCGCGATCACCGCCGTGATCGGCCAAGGCATCTCGGTCAACGTCACGCTGATCTTCTCGGTCGAGCGGCACAAGCTCGTGATGGATGCCTACCTAGCCGGTTTGGAAGCCGCCAAGGCGGTCGGACACGACCTGTCCACCATCCACTCCGTCGCGTCGTTCTTCGTCTCCCGGGTGGACACCGAAATCGACAGTCGTCTGGAAGCTCTCGGCACCGATGAGGCTGCGGCTCTGCGCGGCCAAGCCGGGGTGGCCAACGCCCGACTGGCCTATGCCGCGTACCAAGAGGTGTTTGAAGGTGGCGACCGCTACGAAACTCTCAAGGGCGATGGGGCCCGGGTGCAGCGCCCGCTGTGGGCGTCGACCGGGGTGAAGAACCCCGACTACTCCGACACTCTCTACGTCACCGAACTCATCGCCCCGAACACCGTGAACACTATGCCGGAGAAGACGATCGACGCGGTCGCCGATCACGGAGTCATCACCACCGATAGCGTCACCGGGACATCCGAGCGCGCCCAAGCGGTATTCGACAATCTCGAGGCCGTCGGTATCGACCTGCGTGATGTGTTCCTGGTGCTGGAGAACGAAGGGGTCGAGAAATTCGAGAAGTCCTGGGAGGAGTTGCTGCAGGCGACCCAGGGCCAGCTCGACGCTGCGGCGCAGTAA
- a CDS encoding fatty acid desaturase family protein, with protein sequence MAIADIAEYAHLSAADVEALALQLDGIRLEIEESRGANDRAYIQRTIAFQRCLDLAARIAIGTSPTRAGWILGTVALAAAKSIENMELGHNIGHGQWDWMNDPEIHSTTWEWDMAGPSSQWRYSHNYRHHMFTNVVGVDDDLGYGVLRVTRDQQWKPSNLIQPLRHLLLAIVFEWGIALHGLYSERDRAQTDADKSSCARDLRRKIVRQAAKDYVLFPAFGGRRWRRVLVGNMLANLLRNVWAYAVICCGHFTDGAETFAPETLEGETKPHWYLRQMLGSANFHAGPVLAFMSGNLCYQIEHHLFPDLPSNRYAQIASQVQAVCAAYDLPYTTGSLPRQYLQVLRTIVKLAVPDWFLRATSDEAPETTSEKQFGREFSMTTTA encoded by the coding sequence ATGGCGATTGCAGACATCGCAGAGTACGCGCATCTGAGCGCCGCAGATGTCGAGGCCCTCGCCCTCCAACTGGACGGCATCCGCCTCGAGATCGAGGAATCGCGCGGCGCGAATGACAGGGCTTATATCCAGCGCACCATCGCTTTTCAGCGTTGTCTCGACCTCGCCGCCCGTATCGCGATCGGCACCAGCCCAACCAGGGCCGGGTGGATTTTGGGAACGGTCGCCCTGGCTGCGGCAAAGAGCATCGAGAACATGGAACTGGGCCACAATATCGGCCACGGCCAATGGGATTGGATGAACGACCCCGAAATCCACTCCACCACCTGGGAATGGGACATGGCGGGCCCGTCCTCACAATGGAGGTACTCCCACAACTACCGCCATCACATGTTCACAAACGTTGTCGGCGTCGACGACGATCTTGGGTACGGCGTTCTGCGGGTCACCCGCGACCAACAGTGGAAACCCAGCAATCTGATACAACCGCTGCGGCATCTGCTGCTGGCGATTGTTTTCGAATGGGGTATCGCGCTGCACGGCTTGTACTCTGAACGAGATCGCGCGCAGACTGACGCCGACAAATCCTCTTGTGCACGGGATTTGCGCAGGAAGATTGTGCGTCAGGCAGCCAAAGACTACGTGTTGTTCCCGGCATTCGGCGGCCGGCGCTGGCGGCGCGTGTTAGTCGGCAATATGCTGGCCAACCTGCTTCGCAACGTTTGGGCATATGCGGTGATCTGCTGCGGTCACTTCACCGACGGAGCCGAGACGTTCGCGCCTGAGACCCTGGAAGGTGAGACCAAGCCGCACTGGTATCTGCGACAAATGTTGGGCAGCGCCAATTTTCACGCTGGACCGGTGCTCGCGTTCATGAGTGGAAACCTCTGCTATCAGATCGAACACCATCTCTTCCCGGATCTGCCCAGCAATCGCTATGCGCAAATCGCAAGCCAGGTGCAGGCCGTCTGTGCCGCATACGACCTGCCCTACACCACCGGCTCGCTGCCCCGGCAATACCTGCAAGTCCTGCGCACGATCGTCAAACTGGCTGTCCCAGACTGGTTTTTACGCGCCACCTCCGATGAGGCTCCCGAGACCACGTCCGAGAAGCAATTTGGCCGCGAATTCTCGATGACCACCACCGCCTGA
- a CDS encoding ANTAR domain-containing protein: MIDNLESCNRIEVAIGVLMGLRGCPQTEALSGFATAIHETGLSPAELASALIDVASGNDTSPHRAQVQHRWRHLLALRGFPGGSNVLATVNHSVRVRYGPENDATIC, encoded by the coding sequence TTGATCGACAACCTCGAGTCGTGCAACCGGATCGAGGTGGCAATAGGGGTGCTCATGGGTCTGCGCGGATGCCCGCAGACCGAAGCGCTCAGTGGATTCGCCACCGCGATCCACGAAACCGGGCTTAGCCCAGCCGAGCTCGCCAGCGCTCTGATCGATGTGGCCAGCGGTAATGACACCTCGCCGCACCGCGCACAGGTACAGCATCGGTGGCGCCATCTACTTGCGCTGAGAGGGTTTCCCGGCGGCTCGAACGTCCTCGCCACGGTAAACCATTCCGTCCGCGTGCGATACGGCCCGGAAAACGACGCCACAATCTGCTGA
- a CDS encoding HD domain-containing protein yields the protein MIPPEILRSLPLVDEILESHRQYSQGDDAGYDAYKAHVYRVVNFARALAPSAPDRDDKLAVAAAFHDLAAFDTLDYLVPSIEAQDAWLEVTGRQNWSDELALMVAQHHRLFRYGPGRAYAPLVEAFRRADLVDVSQGRIRFGIPSSYVEEVRGAFDASVFFKRVIPSGTLRAVRKLQLPGFLLPRNALARSGHGGIDR from the coding sequence GTGATCCCGCCGGAGATACTCCGCAGCCTGCCCCTGGTCGATGAGATCCTAGAATCTCACCGCCAGTACTCCCAGGGCGACGACGCGGGTTATGACGCCTACAAAGCGCACGTGTACCGCGTCGTGAACTTCGCCCGCGCGCTCGCTCCCTCCGCACCCGACCGTGACGATAAGCTTGCGGTCGCCGCAGCGTTTCATGACCTGGCCGCGTTCGACACACTCGACTACTTAGTGCCGTCGATCGAGGCGCAGGACGCATGGCTAGAAGTGACCGGCCGGCAGAATTGGTCCGACGAGCTGGCGCTGATGGTTGCGCAGCATCATCGGCTTTTCCGTTACGGCCCAGGCCGGGCCTACGCGCCGCTGGTGGAGGCCTTTCGGCGGGCCGACCTCGTCGACGTCAGCCAGGGCCGGATCCGATTCGGGATTCCCAGTTCCTATGTCGAGGAAGTCCGCGGCGCTTTCGACGCCAGCGTCTTTTTCAAACGGGTGATCCCTTCAGGGACGCTCCGGGCCGTCCGCAAGCTCCAGCTGCCGGGTTTCCTCCTTCCCCGCAATGCGCTGGCCCGTTCCGGGCACGGAGGAATCGATCGCTGA